In Juglans microcarpa x Juglans regia isolate MS1-56 chromosome 4S, Jm3101_v1.0, whole genome shotgun sequence, a single window of DNA contains:
- the LOC121262722 gene encoding LOW QUALITY PROTEIN: phosphoserine aminotransferase 2, chloroplastic-like (The sequence of the model RefSeq protein was modified relative to this genomic sequence to represent the inferred CDS: inserted 1 base in 1 codon), giving the protein MASSPHSILLQNPNRFFLKTSSPPIFPTTPHLNTLKLPTKPMSIRCAAPTQTQDQRPLIQTQSQDRVFNFAAGPATLPENVLLNAQSELYNWRGSGMSVMEMSHRGKEFLSIIQKAESDLRTLLNIPSEYAILFLQGGATTQFAAIPLNLVKPDDPVDYLVTGSWGDKAFKEAKKFSKAKVIWSGKSDNYTRIPSFEXLEQSPDAKYLHICANETIHGVEFKNYPTRNNGILIADMSSNFCSKPVDVSKFGIIYAGAQKNVGPSGVTIVIIRKDLIGNAQEITPIMLDYKIHADNNSLYNTPPCYCIYMCGLVFEDLLAQGGLEEVEKKNKKKAELLYSAIDLSNGFYRCPVEKSVRSLMNVPFTLEKPDLEADFVKEAAKEKMIQLKGHRSVGGMRASIYNAMPLTGVEKLVAFMKDFQARHA; this is encoded by the exons ATGGCATCCTCACCCCACTCTATCCTCCTCCAGAACCCTAACCGCTTCTTCCTCAAAACCTCTTCACCACCCATCTTCCCCACAACCCCCCACCTCAACACCCTCAAGCTCCCCACCAAGCCCATGTCGATCAGATGCGCCGCTCCTACCCAAACCCAGGATCAGCGCCCACTGATCCAGACCCAATCCCAAGATCGAGTCTTCAACTTCGCTGCCGGGCCTGCCACCCTCCCGGAGAACGTTCTCCTCAATGCTCAGTCGGAGCTTTACAACTGGCGGGGATCCGGCATGAGCGTCATGGAAATGAGCCACCGAGGCAAGGAGTTCCTCTCCATTATCCAGAAGGCCGAGTCCGATCTCCGTACCCTTCTGAATATCCCCTCCGAATACGCGATCCTCTTCCTCCAAGGCGGCGCCACCACTCAGTTCGCTGCGATCCCTTTAAATCTGGTTAAACCCGACGACCCGGTGGATTACCTGGTCACCGGGTCGTGGGGGGACAAGGCCTTTAAGGAGGCAAAGAAGTTCAGCAAAGCCAAGGTGATCTGGTCCGGCAAATCGGACAACTACACGAGAATTCCGTCCTTCG GGTTGGAGCAGAGCCCGGACGCCAAGTATTTGCATATATGCGCCAACGAAACTATTCATGGGGTCGAGTTCAAGAACTACCCAACTCGAAATAATGGTATACTTATCGCCGACATGTCTTCGAACTTCTGTTCGAAGCCCGTGGACGTGTCGAAATTCGGGATCATATACGCTGGGGCTCAGAAGAACGTGGGGCCATCTGGGGTGACCATTGTGATCATCCGGAAGGATCTGATTGGGAATGCTCAGGAGATTACACCCATTATGCTGGACTACAAGATCCACGCAGACAATAACTCGCTCTATAACACACCTCCTTGTTACTGCATCTACATGTGCGGATTGGTGTTCGAGGACTTGTTGGCGCAAGGCGGGTTGGAGGAggtggagaagaagaacaagaagaaggcCGAGCTTCTGTACAGTGCGATCGATTTGAGCAATGGATTCTACAGGTGCCCGGTTGAGAAGTCGGTGAGGTCGTTGATGAACGTACCATTCACGTTGGAGAAGCCGGATTTGGAGGCAGACTTTGTGAAGGAGGCAGCTAAGGAGAAGATGATTCAACTCAAGGGGCATAGGTCGGTTGGAGGTATGCGTGCTTCCATATATAATGCTATGCCATTAACTGGGGTTGAGAAGTTGGTTGCTTTCATGAAGGATTTTCAGGCAAGGCATGCTTGA
- the LOC121263880 gene encoding G2/mitotic-specific cyclin-1-like, whose translation MVITDENNPDLNKPTNLQGGIEMGNRKFGQEIIQNRRALSVINQGLVGGRAYPCVVNKRALSEKHEICEKKQADPVHRPITRKFAAQIANTQPACPPETKKANQSASNGFGASIFVDEEHNSPKEDQPVPMFLEQTEAMPSETDETEEVEMEDIAEEPVMDIDSCDAKNPLAVVDYIEDLYAYYRKMESFSCVSPNYMAQQFDINERMRSILIDWLIEVHDKFELMNETLFLTVNIIDRFLSQQTVVRKKLQLIGLVAMLLACKYEEVSVPIVGDLILISDKAYTRKEVLDMESLMLNTLQFNMSVPTPYVFMRRFLKAAQSDKKLEQLSFFLIELSFVEYEMLRFSPSLLAAAAIYTAQCTLNGFKQWSKTCEWHTSYSEDKLLECSRLMVGFHQKAATGKLTGVHRKYSTSKFGYTGKSEPAHFLLDTQL comes from the exons ATGGTTATTACTGACGAGAACAATCCCGATTTGAACAAGCCCACCAATCTTCAAg gaGGGATAGAGATGGGTAATAGAAAGTTCGGTCAGGAGATTATCCAGAACAGAAGGGCTTTAAGCGTCATTAATCAGGGTTTAGTGGGAGGTCGAGCATACCCTTGTGTAGTCAACAAAAGAGCATTGTCAGA AAAACATGAAATCTGCGAAAAGAAGCAGGCAGATCCAGTGCATCGACCGATTACGAG GAAGTTCGCCGCACAAATTGCAAATACGCAGCCAGCTTGTCCCCCG GAAACCAAGAAAGCGAACCAATCAGCTTCGAATGGATTTGGAGCCTCCATCTTTGTAGACGAGGAACACAACTCACCTAAAGAAGACCAACCAGTGCCCATGTTTTTAGAACAAACGGAAGCAATGCCTAGTGAAACTGATGAGACGG AGGAGGTTGAAATGGAGGATATAGCTGAAGAACCGGTCATGGATATTGACAGCTGCGATGCGAAGAATCCACTTGCAGTTGTGGACTATATTGAAGATCTCTATGCCTATTACAGAAAAATGGAG AGTTTTAGTTGCGTCTCACCAAACTATATGGCACAACAATTTGACATTAATGAGAGGATGAGATCCATACTGATTGATTGGCTTATTGAG GTACACGACAAGTTTGAACTCATGAATGAGACATTGTTCCTAACAGTTAACATTATAGACAGATTTTTATCCCAGCAAACAGTGGTAAGAAAGAAACTTCAGTTAATTGGTTTGGTTGCCATGCTCTTAGCATGCAAGTACGAGGAGGTTTCTGTTCCTATAGTTGGGGATTTGATTCTTATATCAGACAAAGCTTACACAAGGAAGGAGGTTCTGGAtatg GAGAGCTTGATGCTAAACACATTGCAGTTCAACATGTCAGTTCCAACCCCATATGTTTTCATGCGAAGGTTCCTCAAGGCTGCTCAATCGGACAAAAAG CTTGAGCAACTGTCCTTCTTCTTGATTGAGCTTTCGTTTGTGGAGTATGAGATGCTCAGGTTCTCACCATCTTTATTAGCAGCTGCTGCCATCTATACTGCTCAATGTACTCTTAACGGGTTCAAGCAGTGGAGTAAGACCTGTGAATGGCATACCAGCTACTCAGAAGATAAGCTATT GGAATGCTCAAGACTAATGGTAGGTTTCCATCAAAAGGCAGCAACAGGGAAACTCACAGGGGTACATAGGAAATACTCTACATCTAAGTTTGGCTATACAGGAAAATCTGAACCAGCTCATTTTCTTTTGGATACCCAACTATAG